A DNA window from Streptomyces sp. 71268 contains the following coding sequences:
- a CDS encoding sensor histidine kinase, with amino-acid sequence MVTVLAWGGALVYPLVLFAVAQAEPRQTVAVRVMLLVVATLLPLSLLRRGPVVALPLMLAGTLAASTPPEISWEIVYLLVLVDDVALGYVAARRSRRVSLSMAALTLLTHVTVVSTGARANDDALNASTLVTLTVLVAWTSGRRLRERREHAAALRDQAAARAVTAERLRIARELHDMIAHSIGVIAIQAGVGGRVIDSQPAEARKALSVIEDTSRETLAGLRRTLVALRRDESDTGGAVGPREPAPGLDDLGKLAATTADAGVRVELRWEGTRRPLPADIDLAGYRIVQEALTNVIRHARTDACRVTVSYQQAAVAVEVTDAGRGGTVGPGAGLGIVGMRERAALLGGRFTAGPRPGGGFTVAAVLPEPDGWGAGGTAGSGAAAVATGVAG; translated from the coding sequence GTGGTGACGGTGCTGGCCTGGGGCGGGGCCCTGGTGTACCCGCTGGTCCTGTTCGCGGTAGCGCAGGCGGAGCCGCGCCAGACGGTGGCGGTGCGGGTCATGCTCCTGGTGGTCGCCACCCTGCTGCCGCTGTCGCTGCTGCGGCGCGGCCCGGTGGTGGCGCTGCCGCTGATGCTGGCGGGCACGCTCGCCGCGTCGACGCCGCCGGAGATCAGCTGGGAGATCGTCTACCTGCTGGTCCTGGTGGACGACGTGGCGCTCGGCTACGTCGCGGCGCGCAGGTCGCGCCGTGTGAGCCTGTCGATGGCGGCGCTGACCCTGCTGACGCACGTCACCGTCGTGTCGACCGGGGCACGCGCGAACGACGACGCCCTCAACGCCTCCACGCTGGTCACGCTGACCGTCCTGGTGGCGTGGACGAGCGGGCGGCGGCTGCGCGAGCGCCGCGAGCACGCCGCCGCGCTGCGCGACCAGGCCGCCGCCCGGGCCGTCACCGCCGAGCGGCTGCGCATCGCCCGCGAGTTGCACGACATGATCGCGCACAGCATTGGTGTGATCGCCATCCAGGCGGGCGTGGGCGGTCGGGTCATCGACTCCCAGCCCGCCGAGGCCCGCAAGGCCCTGTCCGTCATCGAGGACACCAGCCGGGAGACGCTCGCCGGGCTGCGCCGGACGCTGGTCGCGCTGCGCCGCGACGAGTCGGATACCGGTGGCGCGGTCGGCCCCCGTGAGCCCGCCCCCGGCCTGGACGACCTGGGCAAGCTCGCCGCGACGACGGCGGACGCGGGCGTGCGGGTCGAACTGCGGTGGGAGGGGACGCGCAGGCCGCTGCCGGCCGACATCGACCTGGCGGGCTACCGGATCGTGCAGGAGGCCCTCACCAACGTCATCCGGCACGCGCGGACGGACGCCTGCCGGGTGACCGTCTCCTACCAGCAGGCGGCGGTGGCGGTCGAGGTGACCGACGCCGGACGCGGCGGCACCGTCGGGCCCGGCGCCGGGCTCGGGATCGTCGGCATGCGGGAGCGAGCCGCCCTGCTGGGGGGCCGCTTCACGGCGGGCCCGCGACCGGGGGGCGGGTTCACGGTGGCGGCCGTGCTGCCGGAGCCGGATGGTTGGGGGGCCGGGGGTACGGCGGGTTCGGGCGCGGCGGCGGTGGCGACGGGGGTGGCGGGATGA
- the sucB gene encoding 2-oxoglutarate dehydrogenase, E2 component, dihydrolipoamide succinyltransferase yields the protein MAVSVTLPALGESVTEGTVTRWLKAEGERVEADEPLLEVSTDKVDTEIPAPAAGVLSSIKVAEDETVEVGAELAVIDDGSGAPAEAPAAEAAPAQEQAPAEEPAQAAAPAQDQAPQAEAAPAGSAEGTAVTLPALGESVTEGTVTRWLKSVGDSVEEDEPLLEVSTDKVDTEIPAPASGTLLEIVIGEDETAEVGAKLAVIGAAGAAPAAAPAAPAEAPAPAAAPAQPAPQAAPAPAPQAPSAPAPQAATPAPVAPDPAPAAPAPAPAPAAAPAASAPAASTGGDAEGAYVTPLVRKLAAESGVDLSTVKGTGVGGRIRKQDVVDAAAAAKAAQQAAPAAAPAAAAPKAPALEVSPLRGQTVKMPRIRKVIGDNMMKALHEQAQLSSVVEVDVTKIMKLRARAKDAFAQREGVKLSPMPFFVKAAVQALKAYPTVNARINEADGTITYFDTENVGIAVDAEKGLMTPVIKGAGDLNLAGIARKTAELAGNVRANKISPDDLAGATFTISNTGSRGALFDTIIVPPNQVAILGIGATVKRPVVIDHPELGETIAVRNMAFLTLSYDHRLVDGADAARYLGAVKAILEAGEFEVELGL from the coding sequence ATGGCGGTTTCCGTAACCCTGCCGGCGCTCGGCGAGAGCGTCACCGAGGGCACCGTCACCCGCTGGCTCAAGGCCGAGGGTGAGCGCGTCGAGGCCGACGAGCCCCTGCTCGAGGTCTCGACCGACAAGGTCGACACCGAAATCCCGGCCCCCGCGGCCGGTGTCCTCAGCTCCATCAAGGTGGCCGAGGACGAGACCGTCGAGGTCGGCGCCGAACTGGCCGTCATCGACGACGGCTCCGGCGCCCCCGCCGAGGCCCCCGCCGCAGAGGCGGCCCCGGCCCAGGAGCAGGCCCCGGCCGAGGAGCCGGCCCAGGCCGCCGCCCCGGCCCAGGACCAGGCCCCGCAGGCCGAGGCGGCCCCCGCGGGCTCGGCCGAGGGCACCGCGGTCACGCTGCCGGCGCTCGGCGAGTCCGTGACCGAGGGCACCGTCACGCGCTGGCTCAAGTCGGTGGGCGACTCCGTCGAGGAGGACGAGCCGCTGCTCGAGGTCTCCACCGACAAGGTCGACACCGAGATCCCGGCGCCGGCCTCCGGCACCCTGCTGGAGATCGTCATCGGCGAGGACGAGACCGCCGAGGTCGGTGCCAAGCTGGCCGTCATCGGTGCCGCGGGCGCTGCCCCGGCCGCCGCTCCGGCGGCGCCCGCCGAGGCTCCGGCCCCGGCCGCCGCCCCGGCCCAGCCCGCCCCGCAGGCGGCCCCGGCTCCGGCTCCGCAGGCGCCGTCGGCCCCCGCCCCGCAGGCCGCGACGCCGGCCCCGGTCGCTCCGGACCCGGCCCCGGCCGCTCCGGCGCCCGCGCCGGCCCCGGCCGCCGCCCCCGCCGCTTCGGCGCCCGCCGCCTCGACCGGTGGCGACGCCGAGGGCGCGTACGTCACGCCGCTGGTGCGCAAGCTCGCCGCGGAGAGCGGCGTCGACCTGTCCACGGTCAAGGGCACCGGCGTCGGTGGCCGCATCCGCAAGCAGGACGTCGTGGACGCCGCTGCCGCCGCCAAGGCCGCGCAGCAGGCCGCCCCGGCCGCGGCTCCGGCCGCCGCCGCGCCGAAGGCCCCGGCCCTCGAGGTCTCCCCGCTGCGCGGGCAGACCGTCAAGATGCCGCGCATCCGCAAGGTCATCGGCGACAACATGATGAAGGCGCTGCACGAGCAGGCGCAGCTCTCCAGCGTGGTCGAGGTGGATGTCACCAAGATCATGAAGCTGCGGGCCCGCGCGAAGGACGCGTTCGCGCAGCGCGAGGGCGTCAAGCTCTCGCCGATGCCGTTCTTCGTCAAGGCCGCAGTGCAGGCGCTGAAGGCGTACCCGACCGTCAACGCCCGGATCAACGAGGCCGACGGCACGATCACCTACTTCGACACCGAGAACGTCGGTATCGCGGTGGACGCCGAGAAGGGCCTGATGACCCCGGTCATCAAGGGCGCCGGTGACCTGAACCTGGCCGGCATCGCCCGTAAGACGGCGGAGCTGGCGGGCAACGTGCGGGCCAACAAGATCAGCCCGGACGACCTGGCGGGCGCGACGTTCACGATCAGCAACACCGGCTCGCGCGGCGCGCTGTTCGACACGATCATCGTGCCGCCGAACCAGGTGGCGATCCTGGGCATCGGTGCGACCGTCAAGCGCCCCGTGGTCATCGACCACCCGGAGCTGGGCGAGACCATCGCCGTGCGCAACATGGCCTTCCTGACGCTCTCCTACGACCACCGCCTGGTGGACGGCGCCGACGCCGCCCGCTACCTGGGGGCCGTGAAGGCGATCCTGGAGGCCGGCGAGTTCGAGGTCGAGCTCGGCCTGTGA
- a CDS encoding leucyl aminopeptidase has translation MTALTLSTSSATTLRADAVVVGVAKGAKGPVVALGAEAIDKAFDGKLAAVLETLGASGGEGEVTKLPSASGIKAPVVLAVGLGDAPAKGEDFDTETLRRAAGSAARALTGTKKAAFALPLADVESAAAVAEGALLGAYAFTAYRGGEGKAPKGGDAGKSAPLAEVTLLGGKPRDKAYKAAVERAEALAAEVNRARDLINIPSNDLTPKSFAAQAQAAAKEFGLSIEVLDEKALAKGGYGGLIGVGQGSENPPRLVKIAYRHSKASKTLALVGKGITYDSGGISLKPAGHNETMKCDMSGAAAVFAAVVAAAKLGLKVNVTGWLALAENMPSGSATRPGDVLRMYSGKTVEVLNTDAEGRLVLADALTRASEEKPDAIVDVATLTGAMVLALGNRTFGIMANDDAFRASLHEIAQEVGEQSWPMPMPVELRKGMDSPIADIANMGERAGGGLVAGLFLQEFVGEGITWAHLDIAGPAFHEGAPYGYTHKGGTGSAVRTLVRLAERTAAGDLG, from the coding sequence GTGACTGCTCTGACTCTCAGCACGTCGAGTGCCACCACACTGCGTGCGGACGCCGTCGTCGTCGGTGTGGCGAAGGGCGCCAAGGGCCCCGTCGTCGCGCTGGGCGCCGAGGCCATCGACAAGGCGTTCGACGGCAAGCTGGCCGCCGTCCTGGAAACCCTCGGCGCCAGCGGCGGCGAGGGCGAGGTGACCAAGCTGCCCTCCGCGTCCGGGATCAAGGCCCCGGTCGTGCTCGCGGTCGGCCTCGGCGACGCCCCGGCCAAGGGCGAGGACTTCGACACCGAGACGCTGCGCCGGGCCGCTGGTTCCGCCGCCCGCGCGCTGACCGGCACGAAGAAGGCCGCGTTCGCGCTGCCGCTGGCGGACGTGGAGTCCGCCGCCGCGGTCGCCGAGGGCGCGCTGCTCGGCGCGTACGCGTTCACCGCCTACCGGGGCGGCGAGGGCAAGGCCCCCAAGGGCGGCGACGCCGGCAAGAGCGCGCCGCTGGCCGAGGTCACCCTCCTCGGCGGCAAGCCGCGGGACAAGGCGTACAAGGCCGCGGTCGAGCGGGCCGAGGCGCTGGCCGCCGAGGTCAACCGCGCCCGCGACCTGATCAACATCCCCTCCAACGACCTGACCCCGAAGTCCTTCGCCGCGCAGGCGCAGGCCGCGGCCAAGGAGTTCGGGCTCAGCATCGAGGTGCTGGACGAGAAGGCGCTGGCCAAGGGCGGCTACGGCGGCCTGATCGGCGTCGGCCAGGGCTCGGAGAACCCGCCGCGGCTGGTCAAGATCGCGTACCGGCACTCCAAGGCGAGCAAGACGCTGGCGCTGGTCGGCAAGGGCATTACGTACGACTCGGGCGGCATCTCGCTCAAGCCGGCCGGCCACAACGAGACGATGAAGTGCGACATGAGCGGCGCCGCCGCCGTCTTCGCCGCCGTCGTGGCCGCCGCCAAGCTGGGCCTCAAGGTCAACGTCACCGGCTGGCTGGCGCTGGCCGAGAACATGCCGTCGGGCTCGGCGACCCGCCCCGGCGACGTGCTGCGGATGTACAGCGGCAAGACGGTCGAGGTGCTCAACACCGACGCCGAGGGCCGCCTGGTGCTCGCGGACGCGCTCACCCGGGCCTCGGAGGAGAAGCCGGACGCGATCGTGGACGTGGCGACGCTGACCGGCGCCATGGTGCTCGCGCTCGGCAACCGCACCTTCGGCATCATGGCCAACGACGACGCCTTCCGCGCCTCGCTGCACGAGATCGCGCAGGAGGTGGGCGAGCAGTCCTGGCCCATGCCGATGCCCGTCGAGCTGCGCAAGGGCATGGACTCCCCCATCGCCGACATCGCCAACATGGGCGAGCGCGCCGGCGGCGGCCTGGTGGCCGGCCTGTTCCTGCAGGAGTTCGTGGGCGAGGGCATCACGTGGGCGCACCTGGACATCGCGGGTCCGGCCTTCCACGAGGGCGCGCCGTACGGCTACACGCACAAGGGCGGCACGGGTTCGGCCGTGCGTACCCTGGTGCGGCTGGCCGAGCGCACCGCGGCGGGCGACCTGGGCTGA
- a CDS encoding adenosylcobinamide-GDP ribazoletransferase: MDTTPPPSPARPPGPDRADARNAPADDPAEAPGPDRPGRAAALAHGLRFAFGTLTAVPVRVTRWDRDAARAGMLCAPLVGLAVGLCAAVPGGLLLLAGAGPLLAAVATVAVPAVMTRALHLDGLADTADGLGSAKPPARALDIMKRSDIGPFGVLALVFVILAQVAAVRELYADHWAVGALAVTVAGLAARCALTLASRAGVPAARPTGLGAVVAGVVPARAALAVAAVAAGCCAGAGALAGPYGALRCGLAVLAALAVTEALLRHCRRRFGGVTGDVFGALAETAATTALVVFTLG; this comes from the coding sequence ATGGACACCACGCCGCCCCCGTCCCCCGCACGCCCGCCCGGCCCCGACCGCGCCGACGCCCGTAACGCGCCCGCCGACGACCCCGCCGAGGCTCCGGGACCCGACCGCCCGGGCCGCGCCGCCGCGCTCGCGCACGGCCTGCGGTTCGCCTTCGGCACGCTCACGGCGGTGCCGGTGCGGGTCACGCGCTGGGACCGGGACGCCGCGCGCGCGGGCATGCTGTGCGCGCCCCTGGTCGGCCTCGCGGTGGGGCTGTGCGCGGCCGTACCCGGCGGCCTGTTGCTGCTGGCCGGCGCCGGTCCGCTGCTGGCGGCCGTCGCCACCGTCGCGGTGCCCGCCGTCATGACCCGCGCCCTGCACCTGGACGGCCTCGCCGACACGGCCGACGGCCTGGGCAGCGCCAAGCCACCGGCGCGGGCCCTTGACATCATGAAGCGCTCCGACATCGGCCCGTTCGGCGTGCTCGCGCTGGTCTTCGTCATCCTCGCGCAGGTCGCGGCCGTGCGCGAGCTGTACGCGGACCACTGGGCCGTCGGCGCGCTCGCGGTGACCGTCGCCGGGCTCGCCGCGCGCTGCGCCCTCACCCTGGCCAGCCGCGCCGGGGTGCCCGCCGCGCGCCCGACGGGGCTCGGCGCGGTGGTGGCCGGCGTCGTACCGGCGCGCGCCGCGCTGGCCGTCGCGGCGGTGGCGGCCGGGTGCTGCGCGGGCGCGGGCGCGCTGGCGGGCCCGTACGGGGCGCTGCGGTGCGGCCTGGCCGTGCTCGCCGCGCTGGCCGTGACCGAGGCGCTGCTGCGGCACTGCCGGCGCCGGTTCGGCGGGGTGACCGGCGACGTGTTCGGGGCGCTCGCGGAGACGGCGGCGACGACGGCGCTGGTGGTGTTCACGCTGGGCTGA
- a CDS encoding response regulator transcription factor, which translates to MSVRVVLADDQPLVRTGLRVLMADTPDIVVVGEAATGAEAVRLAAEVAPDVVVMDIRMPELNGIEATRRLTADQPGVRSLILTTFDDDDSVYAALRAGASGFLVKDMALEAILDAIRVVAAGDGLIAPSVTRRLIEEFAGRPEPTPPPPPPSGITDREREVLTLVGRGLSNAEIADELCIAVATAKAHVARLFTKLGARDRVHLVIAAYEAGLVAPTR; encoded by the coding sequence ATGAGCGTGCGCGTCGTACTGGCCGACGACCAGCCGCTGGTGCGGACCGGCCTGCGGGTGCTGATGGCCGACACGCCGGACATCGTCGTGGTGGGCGAGGCCGCGACCGGCGCGGAGGCGGTGCGGCTGGCCGCCGAGGTCGCGCCCGACGTGGTGGTGATGGACATCCGGATGCCGGAGCTGAACGGCATCGAGGCGACCCGGCGGCTCACGGCCGACCAGCCGGGCGTCCGCAGCCTCATCCTCACCACCTTCGATGACGACGACTCCGTGTACGCCGCGCTGCGGGCCGGGGCCAGCGGGTTCCTCGTCAAGGACATGGCGTTGGAGGCGATCCTGGACGCCATCCGGGTGGTCGCCGCCGGGGACGGGCTGATCGCCCCGAGCGTGACCCGCCGGCTGATCGAGGAGTTCGCGGGCCGCCCCGAGCCCACGCCGCCGCCCCCGCCGCCGAGCGGGATCACCGACCGGGAGCGCGAGGTGCTGACCCTCGTCGGCCGGGGACTGTCGAACGCGGAGATCGCCGACGAGCTGTGCATCGCCGTCGCCACCGCCAAGGCGCACGTGGCCCGGCTGTTCACCAAGCTCGGCGCCCGCGACCGGGTGCACCTGGTCATCGCCGCGTACGAGGCGGGCCTGGTCGCCCCGACACGCTGA
- the lpdA gene encoding dihydrolipoyl dehydrogenase: protein MANDASTVFDLVILGGGSGGYAAALRGAQLGLDVALIEKNKVGGTCLHNGCIPTKALLHAGEIADQARESAEFGVKASFEGIDIAAVHKYKDGVISGLYKGLQGLIASRKVTYVEGEGRLSSPTSVDVNGQRYEGRHILLATGSVPKSLPGLEIDGNRVISSDHALTLDRVPESAIVLGGGVIGVEFASAWKSFGTDVTIVEALPNLVPVEDVNSSKLLERAFRKRGIKFSVGSRFSGVEYTANGVKVSLENGKTFEAELLLVAVGRGPVSQGLGYEEAGVAMDRGYVLVDEYMRTNVPTISAVGDLVPTLQLAHVGFAEGILVAERLAGLQTVPIDYDGVPRVTYCHPEVASVGITEEKAKELYGADKVVALKYNLGGNGKSRILKTTGEIKLVQVRDGAVVGVHMVGDRMGEQVGEAQLIYNWEALPAEVAQLIHAHPTQNEALGEAHLALAGKPLHSHD, encoded by the coding sequence GTGGCGAACGACGCCAGCACTGTTTTCGACCTAGTGATCCTCGGGGGCGGCAGCGGTGGCTACGCCGCTGCCCTGCGCGGAGCTCAGCTTGGCCTGGACGTCGCCCTGATCGAGAAGAACAAGGTCGGCGGCACCTGCCTGCACAACGGCTGCATCCCCACCAAGGCGCTGCTGCACGCCGGTGAGATCGCCGACCAGGCGCGGGAGAGCGCCGAGTTCGGCGTGAAGGCCAGCTTCGAGGGCATCGACATCGCGGCCGTGCACAAGTACAAGGACGGCGTGATCTCCGGCCTGTACAAGGGCCTGCAGGGCCTGATCGCCAGCCGCAAGGTCACCTACGTGGAGGGCGAGGGCCGACTGTCCTCGCCGACCTCCGTCGACGTGAACGGCCAGCGCTACGAGGGCCGGCACATCCTGCTGGCGACCGGCTCCGTGCCGAAGTCGCTGCCGGGCCTGGAGATCGACGGCAACCGCGTCATCTCCTCGGACCACGCGCTGACCCTGGACCGCGTGCCGGAGTCCGCGATCGTGCTCGGCGGCGGCGTCATCGGCGTCGAGTTCGCCTCCGCCTGGAAGTCCTTCGGCACCGACGTGACCATCGTCGAGGCGCTGCCGAACCTGGTTCCGGTCGAGGACGTGAACAGCTCCAAGCTCCTGGAGCGCGCCTTCCGCAAGCGCGGCATCAAGTTCTCCGTCGGCTCGCGCTTCTCCGGCGTCGAGTACACCGCCAACGGTGTCAAGGTCTCGCTGGAGAACGGCAAGACCTTCGAGGCCGAGCTGCTGCTCGTCGCCGTCGGTCGCGGCCCGGTCTCGCAGGGCCTGGGCTACGAGGAGGCCGGAGTCGCCATGGACCGTGGCTACGTCCTGGTCGACGAGTACATGCGCACCAACGTGCCGACCATCTCGGCCGTCGGCGACCTGGTCCCCACCCTCCAGCTCGCGCACGTCGGCTTCGCCGAGGGCATCCTGGTCGCGGAGCGGCTCGCCGGTCTGCAGACCGTGCCGATCGACTACGACGGCGTGCCCCGCGTCACGTACTGCCACCCCGAGGTCGCCTCCGTCGGCATCACCGAGGAGAAGGCCAAGGAGCTGTACGGCGCCGACAAGGTCGTGGCCCTGAAGTACAACCTGGGTGGCAACGGCAAGAGCCGCATCCTGAAGACCACGGGTGAGATCAAGCTCGTCCAGGTGCGCGACGGCGCCGTGGTCGGCGTCCACATGGTCGGTGACCGCATGGGTGAGCAGGTTGGCGAAGCCCAGCTCATCTACAACTGGGAGGCGCTGCCCGCCGAGGTGGCCCAGCTCATCCACGCGCACCCCACGCAGAACGAGGCCCTCGGCGAGGCCCACCTGGCCCTGGCCGGCAAGCCGCTGCACTCGCACGACTAG
- a CDS encoding GntR family transcriptional regulator, which produces MTPPVVHSLREQIREHILEGIISGRWQPGERIVERHIAVELEVSQTPVREALRELESLRLIESAPNKGVRVRSLTAADLKESYPVRAGLEQVAAELAAGKLAADTTALEREVAALCEADRAPDGEAQVRHTVAFHREIVLASGNSVLLHTWESLGVEVWTTLSIRWLSPEPRSHAQEHQELVDAFRRRDPAIGELLRTHVLSCAPRL; this is translated from the coding sequence ATGACCCCGCCAGTCGTCCACTCGCTGCGCGAGCAGATCCGCGAGCACATCCTGGAAGGGATCATCAGCGGGCGATGGCAGCCGGGCGAGCGGATCGTGGAACGGCACATCGCCGTGGAGCTGGAGGTCAGCCAGACCCCGGTGCGCGAGGCCCTGCGCGAGCTGGAGTCGCTCCGTCTGATCGAGTCGGCCCCCAACAAGGGCGTACGCGTACGCAGTCTGACCGCCGCCGACCTCAAGGAGAGCTATCCGGTACGGGCCGGGCTCGAACAGGTGGCTGCGGAGCTGGCCGCGGGCAAGCTGGCCGCCGACACCACGGCCCTGGAGCGCGAGGTGGCGGCGCTGTGCGAGGCGGACCGGGCCCCGGACGGTGAGGCGCAGGTCAGGCATACGGTGGCCTTCCACCGCGAGATCGTCCTGGCGTCCGGCAACAGCGTCCTGCTGCACACCTGGGAGTCACTGGGCGTCGAGGTGTGGACCACGCTGTCCATCCGCTGGCTGAGCCCCGAGCCGCGCTCCCACGCCCAGGAGCACCAGGAACTCGTGGACGCCTTCCGCCGCCGCGACCCGGCCATCGGCGAACTGCTACGCACGCACGTGCTGAGCTGCGCGCCCCGGCTGTGA